From the genome of Kryptolebias marmoratus isolate JLee-2015 linkage group LG19, ASM164957v2, whole genome shotgun sequence, one region includes:
- the ttbk2b gene encoding tau-tubulin kinase 2b isoform X1, whose amino-acid sequence MSGAAEHTDILSVGEVVRDRWKVVRKIGGGGFGEIYEVLDQLSQATVALKVESAQQPKQVLKMEVAVLKKLQGKDHVCRFVGCGRNDRFNYVVMELQGRNLADLRRTMTRGTFSVSTTLRLGKQILEAIESIHSVGFLHRDIKPSNFAMGRLASTCRCCYMLDFGLARQFTNSNQEVRPPRPVAGFRGTVRYASINAHKNKEMGRHDDLWSLFYMLVEFMVGQLPWRKIKDKEQVGNLKETYDHRLMLKHLPSEFGTFLDHILTLDYFTKPDYQLLMSVFEKAMKSHNVLENDPYDWEKCDSEGVLTITAAANTAQQLTRLTPAYLGMANASVLPGELQRENTEDVLQGERLSDADNCPPIPTPTTPGGDVWEEMDRNRNHKHAQPMLRKATTGLQASETQVRKLGTPANIARHSGDSPVNAVCQLVTSSHSPVVSEDEHSQNQGNQSPNTGSVQSSPRRVRSETMFLDRAAPLLRRMRHSQSLAFEKRLAPEPKPTIERFLEAYLGKQRPVLCQVEEKSIPEKDHGQQTPSCNKEQSGTATPDPEEGAASSGFVAVNFSPVPQEADSQEWVILELEQASGSGGSKPPTDESKPGAGAAAGAENPSSEPHDGQASPAAPSSPVLSQMAVPGTWLLGHRRLPGMLGQMPSVMMGRSQMEQSSSCEPQSPVQKSSAPPEESCKFEEFAEDRLKNGGKLDSVPALNPAKGPATHLTNDRDPESDSGLPDRSSEPNQQPQADAAGGAVESTVTVSSSPPPALLRRRDSPSSPRLSRIPVRDAGNPLDSPSRDPNVDRRHRWSSPAPGSPTHSPSPSLSCDNLPCALPRDRLSSERGSRSDCAGEDPLSLSSSSGSKSKIPRPVSATFLPEQLTSRFLPRPPPGKPPIRLCVDNRRRRLRVRASSTSDADFLASLTQLMQDRSGLLLSPPPRLRSSSSSLQRSLSSSPSRQELRESVALQGRCRSPSSLSGSPPPRHAQPQYRTTESDQWCHGSRGKGKPTR is encoded by the exons ATGAGTGGAGCTGCAGAGCACACGGACATCCTGTCAGTGGGAGAAGTGGTCAGGGACAGGTGGAAAGTG GTGAGGAAGATCGGCGGAGGAGGCTTTGGGGAGATCTACGAAGTCCTGGACCAGCTGAGCCAGGCCACCGTCGCCTTGAAAGTCGAGTCCGCTCAGCAGCCCAAACAGGTGCTAAAGATGGAGGTGGCTGTGCTGAAGAAACTTCAGG GAAAGGACCACGTGTGTCGCTTCGTGGGCTGTGGCAGGAACGATCGCTTCAACTACGTGGTGATGGAGCTCCAG GGGAGGAATCTGGCTGATCTGCGCAGAACAATGACGCGCGGCACCTTTTCAGTCTCCACGACTCTGAGGCTCGGCAAGCAGATTTTAGAGGCCATTGAAAGCATCCACTCTGTCGGCTTCCTGCACCGCGATATCAAGCCA TCGAACTTCGCCATGGGGAGACTCGCTAGTACCTGCAGATGCTGCTATATGCTGGATTTTGGTTTGGCTCGTCAGTTTACCAACTCCAACCAGGAAGTCCGTCCT CCTCGCCCTGTGGCCGGTTTCAGAGGAACTGTGCGCTACGCCTCAATCAATGCCCACAAGAACAAG GAGATGGGTCGACACGATGACCTGTGGTCGCTCTTCTACATGCTGGTCGAGTTTATGGTCGGACAGCTTCCCTGGaggaaaattaaagacaaa GAACAAGTAGGGAACCTAAAAGAAACGTATGACCACCGGCTCATGCTGAAGCACCTTCCGTCAGAGTTCGGCACTTTCCTGGATCACATCCTGACCTTGGACTACTTCACTAAGCCTGACTATCAG CTCCTGATGTCCGTGTTCGAGAAGGCCATGAAGAGCCACAACGTGCTGGAGAACGACCCCTACGACTGGGAGAAATGTGATTCAGAGGGTGTGCTGACCATCACTGCCGCAGCCAACACTGCTCAGCAGCTCACTCGCCTCACCCCGGCTTACCTCGG CATGGCCAATGCTTCAGTGTTGCCGGGcgagctgcagagagaaaacactgagGATGTCCTTCAAGGGGAACGCCTCAGCGACGCTGACAACTGCCCCCCCATCCCCACCCCGACCACGCCTGGCGGAGACGTGTGGGAAGAGATGGACCGCAATCGGAACCATAAACATGCTCAGCCGATGCTCAGAAAG gcAACAACAGGACTGCAGGCCTCTGAGACTCAAGTGAGGAAATTGGGAACCCCTGCCAACATCgcgagacattctggagactccccgGTGAATGCCGTTTGTCAACTAgtcaccagcagtcacagccca GTCGTGAGCGAGGACGAACACAGTCAAAACCAGGGGAACCAGAGCCCCAACACCGGCTCCGTGCAGAGTTCACCGAGGCGGGTGCGATCAGAGACCATGTTCTTAGACCGCGCTGCGCCTCTGCTGCGCAGGATGAGGCACAGCCAGAGTTTGGCGTTTGAGAAGAGGCTCGCGCCCGAACCCAAGCCCACCATCGAACGCTTCCTCGAGGCCTA CCTAGGCAAACAGCGTCCTGTCCTTTGTCAAGTGGAGGAGAAATCCATACCTGAGAAGGACCACGGACAGCAGACGCCATCTTGCAACAAGGAGCAGTCCGGCACAGCGACGCCCGACCCAGAAGAAGGCGCAGCGAGCAGCGGCTTCGTGGCCGTAAACTTCAGCCCCGTGCCTCAGGAAGCAGACTCTCAGGAGTGGGTGATACTGGAGCTAGAGCAAGCCAGCGGCTCCGGAGGATCCAAGCCTCCGACAGACGAGAGCAAGCCGGGGGCCGGCGCCGCTGCTGGAGCTGAGAATCCGTCCTCTGAGCCGCACGACGGCCAGGCGAGTCCCGCGGCGCCCAGCAGCCCCGTCCTGTCGCAGATGGCCGTGCCCGGCACGTGGTTACTGGGCCACCGGAGGCTGCCGGGGATGCTGGGACAAATGCCTTCAGTCATGATGGGAAGATCGCAGATGGAGCAg TCCTCCAGCTGTGAACCACAGTCACCTGTACAGAAGAGCTCAGCTCCACCGGAGGAATCCTGTAAATTTGAGGAATTTGCAGAAGACAGATTAAAAAACGGAGGGAAATTGGACTCGGTCCCGGCGTTAAATCCCGCCAAAGGCCCCGCGACTCACCTGACCAACGACAGAGACCCGGAGAGCGACTCCGGTCTGCCCGACCGCTCCTCGGAGCCCAATCAGCAGCCTCAGGCGGACGCGGCAGGAGGCGCCGTGGAGAGCACCGTCACCGTCTCCTCGTCTCCGCCTCCGGCTCTGCTCAGGCGACGGGACTCTCCCTCGTCCCCGAGACTGAGCCGGATCCCTGTGCGGGACGCCGGCAACCCGTTGGACTCCCCGAGCAGGGACCCGAACGTGGACAGGCGCCACCGCTGGAGCAGCCCGGCCCCCGGCTCGCCGACGCACTCGCCCTCTCCGTCTCTGTCCTGCGACAATCTTCCCTGCGCCCTGCCGAGGGACCGGCTCTCCTCGGAGCGGGGCTCCAGGTCCGACTGCGCCGGAGAGGACCCCCTGTCCCTGTCGTCCTCATCAGGGAGTAAGAGTAAAATCCCCCGCCCCGTGAGTGCCACGTTTCTGCCGGAGCAGCTCACAAGCAGGTTTTTGCCTCGACCGCCTCCAGGGAAACCCCCCATCCGCCTGTGTGTGGACAACAG GCGCCGGCGGCTGCGGGTGCGCGCCAGCAGCACCAGCGACGCGGACTTCCTGGCCAGCCTGACGCAGCTGATGCAGGACCGCAGCGGCCTGCTCCTCAGCCCTCCTCCTCGCCTgcgcagctcctcctcctccctccagcGCTCCCTGAGCTCCTCTCCCTCCCGGCAGGAGCTCCGGGAAAGTGTGGCGCTGCAGGGGCGCTGCCGCTCCCCCTCCAGCCTGTCGGGCTCGCCGCCTCCTCGGCACGCTCAGCCTCAGTACAGAACCACAGAATCGGACCAGTGGTGCCACGGCTCCAGAGGAAAAGGGAAACCGACTCGATGA
- the ttbk2b gene encoding tau-tubulin kinase 2b isoform X2, producing the protein MSGAAEHTDILSVGEVVRDRWKVVRKIGGGGFGEIYEVLDQLSQATVALKVESAQQPKQVLKMEVAVLKKLQGKDHVCRFVGCGRNDRFNYVVMELQGRNLADLRRTMTRGTFSVSTTLRLGKQILEAIESIHSVGFLHRDIKPSNFAMGRLASTCRCCYMLDFGLARQFTNSNQEVRPPRPVAGFRGTVRYASINAHKNKEMGRHDDLWSLFYMLVEFMVGQLPWRKIKDKEQVGNLKETYDHRLMLKHLPSEFGTFLDHILTLDYFTKPDYQLLMSVFEKAMKSHNVLENDPYDWEKCDSEGVLTITAAANTAQQLTRLTPAYLGMANASVLPGELQRENTEDVLQGERLSDADNCPPIPTPTTPGGDVWEEMDRNRNHKHAQPMLRKATTGLQASETQVRKLGTPANIARHSGDSPVVSEDEHSQNQGNQSPNTGSVQSSPRRVRSETMFLDRAAPLLRRMRHSQSLAFEKRLAPEPKPTIERFLEAYLGKQRPVLCQVEEKSIPEKDHGQQTPSCNKEQSGTATPDPEEGAASSGFVAVNFSPVPQEADSQEWVILELEQASGSGGSKPPTDESKPGAGAAAGAENPSSEPHDGQASPAAPSSPVLSQMAVPGTWLLGHRRLPGMLGQMPSVMMGRSQMEQSSSCEPQSPVQKSSAPPEESCKFEEFAEDRLKNGGKLDSVPALNPAKGPATHLTNDRDPESDSGLPDRSSEPNQQPQADAAGGAVESTVTVSSSPPPALLRRRDSPSSPRLSRIPVRDAGNPLDSPSRDPNVDRRHRWSSPAPGSPTHSPSPSLSCDNLPCALPRDRLSSERGSRSDCAGEDPLSLSSSSGSKSKIPRPVSATFLPEQLTSRFLPRPPPGKPPIRLCVDNRRRRLRVRASSTSDADFLASLTQLMQDRSGLLLSPPPRLRSSSSSLQRSLSSSPSRQELRESVALQGRCRSPSSLSGSPPPRHAQPQYRTTESDQWCHGSRGKGKPTR; encoded by the exons ATGAGTGGAGCTGCAGAGCACACGGACATCCTGTCAGTGGGAGAAGTGGTCAGGGACAGGTGGAAAGTG GTGAGGAAGATCGGCGGAGGAGGCTTTGGGGAGATCTACGAAGTCCTGGACCAGCTGAGCCAGGCCACCGTCGCCTTGAAAGTCGAGTCCGCTCAGCAGCCCAAACAGGTGCTAAAGATGGAGGTGGCTGTGCTGAAGAAACTTCAGG GAAAGGACCACGTGTGTCGCTTCGTGGGCTGTGGCAGGAACGATCGCTTCAACTACGTGGTGATGGAGCTCCAG GGGAGGAATCTGGCTGATCTGCGCAGAACAATGACGCGCGGCACCTTTTCAGTCTCCACGACTCTGAGGCTCGGCAAGCAGATTTTAGAGGCCATTGAAAGCATCCACTCTGTCGGCTTCCTGCACCGCGATATCAAGCCA TCGAACTTCGCCATGGGGAGACTCGCTAGTACCTGCAGATGCTGCTATATGCTGGATTTTGGTTTGGCTCGTCAGTTTACCAACTCCAACCAGGAAGTCCGTCCT CCTCGCCCTGTGGCCGGTTTCAGAGGAACTGTGCGCTACGCCTCAATCAATGCCCACAAGAACAAG GAGATGGGTCGACACGATGACCTGTGGTCGCTCTTCTACATGCTGGTCGAGTTTATGGTCGGACAGCTTCCCTGGaggaaaattaaagacaaa GAACAAGTAGGGAACCTAAAAGAAACGTATGACCACCGGCTCATGCTGAAGCACCTTCCGTCAGAGTTCGGCACTTTCCTGGATCACATCCTGACCTTGGACTACTTCACTAAGCCTGACTATCAG CTCCTGATGTCCGTGTTCGAGAAGGCCATGAAGAGCCACAACGTGCTGGAGAACGACCCCTACGACTGGGAGAAATGTGATTCAGAGGGTGTGCTGACCATCACTGCCGCAGCCAACACTGCTCAGCAGCTCACTCGCCTCACCCCGGCTTACCTCGG CATGGCCAATGCTTCAGTGTTGCCGGGcgagctgcagagagaaaacactgagGATGTCCTTCAAGGGGAACGCCTCAGCGACGCTGACAACTGCCCCCCCATCCCCACCCCGACCACGCCTGGCGGAGACGTGTGGGAAGAGATGGACCGCAATCGGAACCATAAACATGCTCAGCCGATGCTCAGAAAG gcAACAACAGGACTGCAGGCCTCTGAGACTCAAGTGAGGAAATTGGGAACCCCTGCCAACATCgcgagacattctggagactccccg GTCGTGAGCGAGGACGAACACAGTCAAAACCAGGGGAACCAGAGCCCCAACACCGGCTCCGTGCAGAGTTCACCGAGGCGGGTGCGATCAGAGACCATGTTCTTAGACCGCGCTGCGCCTCTGCTGCGCAGGATGAGGCACAGCCAGAGTTTGGCGTTTGAGAAGAGGCTCGCGCCCGAACCCAAGCCCACCATCGAACGCTTCCTCGAGGCCTA CCTAGGCAAACAGCGTCCTGTCCTTTGTCAAGTGGAGGAGAAATCCATACCTGAGAAGGACCACGGACAGCAGACGCCATCTTGCAACAAGGAGCAGTCCGGCACAGCGACGCCCGACCCAGAAGAAGGCGCAGCGAGCAGCGGCTTCGTGGCCGTAAACTTCAGCCCCGTGCCTCAGGAAGCAGACTCTCAGGAGTGGGTGATACTGGAGCTAGAGCAAGCCAGCGGCTCCGGAGGATCCAAGCCTCCGACAGACGAGAGCAAGCCGGGGGCCGGCGCCGCTGCTGGAGCTGAGAATCCGTCCTCTGAGCCGCACGACGGCCAGGCGAGTCCCGCGGCGCCCAGCAGCCCCGTCCTGTCGCAGATGGCCGTGCCCGGCACGTGGTTACTGGGCCACCGGAGGCTGCCGGGGATGCTGGGACAAATGCCTTCAGTCATGATGGGAAGATCGCAGATGGAGCAg TCCTCCAGCTGTGAACCACAGTCACCTGTACAGAAGAGCTCAGCTCCACCGGAGGAATCCTGTAAATTTGAGGAATTTGCAGAAGACAGATTAAAAAACGGAGGGAAATTGGACTCGGTCCCGGCGTTAAATCCCGCCAAAGGCCCCGCGACTCACCTGACCAACGACAGAGACCCGGAGAGCGACTCCGGTCTGCCCGACCGCTCCTCGGAGCCCAATCAGCAGCCTCAGGCGGACGCGGCAGGAGGCGCCGTGGAGAGCACCGTCACCGTCTCCTCGTCTCCGCCTCCGGCTCTGCTCAGGCGACGGGACTCTCCCTCGTCCCCGAGACTGAGCCGGATCCCTGTGCGGGACGCCGGCAACCCGTTGGACTCCCCGAGCAGGGACCCGAACGTGGACAGGCGCCACCGCTGGAGCAGCCCGGCCCCCGGCTCGCCGACGCACTCGCCCTCTCCGTCTCTGTCCTGCGACAATCTTCCCTGCGCCCTGCCGAGGGACCGGCTCTCCTCGGAGCGGGGCTCCAGGTCCGACTGCGCCGGAGAGGACCCCCTGTCCCTGTCGTCCTCATCAGGGAGTAAGAGTAAAATCCCCCGCCCCGTGAGTGCCACGTTTCTGCCGGAGCAGCTCACAAGCAGGTTTTTGCCTCGACCGCCTCCAGGGAAACCCCCCATCCGCCTGTGTGTGGACAACAG GCGCCGGCGGCTGCGGGTGCGCGCCAGCAGCACCAGCGACGCGGACTTCCTGGCCAGCCTGACGCAGCTGATGCAGGACCGCAGCGGCCTGCTCCTCAGCCCTCCTCCTCGCCTgcgcagctcctcctcctccctccagcGCTCCCTGAGCTCCTCTCCCTCCCGGCAGGAGCTCCGGGAAAGTGTGGCGCTGCAGGGGCGCTGCCGCTCCCCCTCCAGCCTGTCGGGCTCGCCGCCTCCTCGGCACGCTCAGCCTCAGTACAGAACCACAGAATCGGACCAGTGGTGCCACGGCTCCAGAGGAAAAGGGAAACCGACTCGATGA
- the ttbk2b gene encoding tau-tubulin kinase 2b isoform X3 gives MSGAAEHTDILSVGEVVRDRWKVVRKIGGGGFGEIYEVLDQLSQATVALKVESAQQPKQVLKMEVAVLKKLQGKDHVCRFVGCGRNDRFNYVVMELQGRNLADLRRTMTRGTFSVSTTLRLGKQILEAIESIHSVGFLHRDIKPSNFAMGRLASTCRCCYMLDFGLARQFTNSNQEVRPPRPVAGFRGTVRYASINAHKNKEMGRHDDLWSLFYMLVEFMVGQLPWRKIKDKEQVGNLKETYDHRLMLKHLPSEFGTFLDHILTLDYFTKPDYQLLMSVFEKAMKSHNVLENDPYDWEKCDSEGVLTITAAANTAQQLTRLTPAYLGMANASVLPGELQRENTEDVLQGERLSDADNCPPIPTPTTPGGDVWEEMDRNRNHKHAQPMLRKVVSEDEHSQNQGNQSPNTGSVQSSPRRVRSETMFLDRAAPLLRRMRHSQSLAFEKRLAPEPKPTIERFLEAYLGKQRPVLCQVEEKSIPEKDHGQQTPSCNKEQSGTATPDPEEGAASSGFVAVNFSPVPQEADSQEWVILELEQASGSGGSKPPTDESKPGAGAAAGAENPSSEPHDGQASPAAPSSPVLSQMAVPGTWLLGHRRLPGMLGQMPSVMMGRSQMEQSSSCEPQSPVQKSSAPPEESCKFEEFAEDRLKNGGKLDSVPALNPAKGPATHLTNDRDPESDSGLPDRSSEPNQQPQADAAGGAVESTVTVSSSPPPALLRRRDSPSSPRLSRIPVRDAGNPLDSPSRDPNVDRRHRWSSPAPGSPTHSPSPSLSCDNLPCALPRDRLSSERGSRSDCAGEDPLSLSSSSGSKSKIPRPVSATFLPEQLTSRFLPRPPPGKPPIRLCVDNRRRRLRVRASSTSDADFLASLTQLMQDRSGLLLSPPPRLRSSSSSLQRSLSSSPSRQELRESVALQGRCRSPSSLSGSPPPRHAQPQYRTTESDQWCHGSRGKGKPTR, from the exons ATGAGTGGAGCTGCAGAGCACACGGACATCCTGTCAGTGGGAGAAGTGGTCAGGGACAGGTGGAAAGTG GTGAGGAAGATCGGCGGAGGAGGCTTTGGGGAGATCTACGAAGTCCTGGACCAGCTGAGCCAGGCCACCGTCGCCTTGAAAGTCGAGTCCGCTCAGCAGCCCAAACAGGTGCTAAAGATGGAGGTGGCTGTGCTGAAGAAACTTCAGG GAAAGGACCACGTGTGTCGCTTCGTGGGCTGTGGCAGGAACGATCGCTTCAACTACGTGGTGATGGAGCTCCAG GGGAGGAATCTGGCTGATCTGCGCAGAACAATGACGCGCGGCACCTTTTCAGTCTCCACGACTCTGAGGCTCGGCAAGCAGATTTTAGAGGCCATTGAAAGCATCCACTCTGTCGGCTTCCTGCACCGCGATATCAAGCCA TCGAACTTCGCCATGGGGAGACTCGCTAGTACCTGCAGATGCTGCTATATGCTGGATTTTGGTTTGGCTCGTCAGTTTACCAACTCCAACCAGGAAGTCCGTCCT CCTCGCCCTGTGGCCGGTTTCAGAGGAACTGTGCGCTACGCCTCAATCAATGCCCACAAGAACAAG GAGATGGGTCGACACGATGACCTGTGGTCGCTCTTCTACATGCTGGTCGAGTTTATGGTCGGACAGCTTCCCTGGaggaaaattaaagacaaa GAACAAGTAGGGAACCTAAAAGAAACGTATGACCACCGGCTCATGCTGAAGCACCTTCCGTCAGAGTTCGGCACTTTCCTGGATCACATCCTGACCTTGGACTACTTCACTAAGCCTGACTATCAG CTCCTGATGTCCGTGTTCGAGAAGGCCATGAAGAGCCACAACGTGCTGGAGAACGACCCCTACGACTGGGAGAAATGTGATTCAGAGGGTGTGCTGACCATCACTGCCGCAGCCAACACTGCTCAGCAGCTCACTCGCCTCACCCCGGCTTACCTCGG CATGGCCAATGCTTCAGTGTTGCCGGGcgagctgcagagagaaaacactgagGATGTCCTTCAAGGGGAACGCCTCAGCGACGCTGACAACTGCCCCCCCATCCCCACCCCGACCACGCCTGGCGGAGACGTGTGGGAAGAGATGGACCGCAATCGGAACCATAAACATGCTCAGCCGATGCTCAGAAAG GTCGTGAGCGAGGACGAACACAGTCAAAACCAGGGGAACCAGAGCCCCAACACCGGCTCCGTGCAGAGTTCACCGAGGCGGGTGCGATCAGAGACCATGTTCTTAGACCGCGCTGCGCCTCTGCTGCGCAGGATGAGGCACAGCCAGAGTTTGGCGTTTGAGAAGAGGCTCGCGCCCGAACCCAAGCCCACCATCGAACGCTTCCTCGAGGCCTA CCTAGGCAAACAGCGTCCTGTCCTTTGTCAAGTGGAGGAGAAATCCATACCTGAGAAGGACCACGGACAGCAGACGCCATCTTGCAACAAGGAGCAGTCCGGCACAGCGACGCCCGACCCAGAAGAAGGCGCAGCGAGCAGCGGCTTCGTGGCCGTAAACTTCAGCCCCGTGCCTCAGGAAGCAGACTCTCAGGAGTGGGTGATACTGGAGCTAGAGCAAGCCAGCGGCTCCGGAGGATCCAAGCCTCCGACAGACGAGAGCAAGCCGGGGGCCGGCGCCGCTGCTGGAGCTGAGAATCCGTCCTCTGAGCCGCACGACGGCCAGGCGAGTCCCGCGGCGCCCAGCAGCCCCGTCCTGTCGCAGATGGCCGTGCCCGGCACGTGGTTACTGGGCCACCGGAGGCTGCCGGGGATGCTGGGACAAATGCCTTCAGTCATGATGGGAAGATCGCAGATGGAGCAg TCCTCCAGCTGTGAACCACAGTCACCTGTACAGAAGAGCTCAGCTCCACCGGAGGAATCCTGTAAATTTGAGGAATTTGCAGAAGACAGATTAAAAAACGGAGGGAAATTGGACTCGGTCCCGGCGTTAAATCCCGCCAAAGGCCCCGCGACTCACCTGACCAACGACAGAGACCCGGAGAGCGACTCCGGTCTGCCCGACCGCTCCTCGGAGCCCAATCAGCAGCCTCAGGCGGACGCGGCAGGAGGCGCCGTGGAGAGCACCGTCACCGTCTCCTCGTCTCCGCCTCCGGCTCTGCTCAGGCGACGGGACTCTCCCTCGTCCCCGAGACTGAGCCGGATCCCTGTGCGGGACGCCGGCAACCCGTTGGACTCCCCGAGCAGGGACCCGAACGTGGACAGGCGCCACCGCTGGAGCAGCCCGGCCCCCGGCTCGCCGACGCACTCGCCCTCTCCGTCTCTGTCCTGCGACAATCTTCCCTGCGCCCTGCCGAGGGACCGGCTCTCCTCGGAGCGGGGCTCCAGGTCCGACTGCGCCGGAGAGGACCCCCTGTCCCTGTCGTCCTCATCAGGGAGTAAGAGTAAAATCCCCCGCCCCGTGAGTGCCACGTTTCTGCCGGAGCAGCTCACAAGCAGGTTTTTGCCTCGACCGCCTCCAGGGAAACCCCCCATCCGCCTGTGTGTGGACAACAG GCGCCGGCGGCTGCGGGTGCGCGCCAGCAGCACCAGCGACGCGGACTTCCTGGCCAGCCTGACGCAGCTGATGCAGGACCGCAGCGGCCTGCTCCTCAGCCCTCCTCCTCGCCTgcgcagctcctcctcctccctccagcGCTCCCTGAGCTCCTCTCCCTCCCGGCAGGAGCTCCGGGAAAGTGTGGCGCTGCAGGGGCGCTGCCGCTCCCCCTCCAGCCTGTCGGGCTCGCCGCCTCCTCGGCACGCTCAGCCTCAGTACAGAACCACAGAATCGGACCAGTGGTGCCACGGCTCCAGAGGAAAAGGGAAACCGACTCGATGA